Proteins encoded in a region of the Novibacillus thermophilus genome:
- the cmk gene encoding (d)CMP kinase, translating to MQKFNIAIDGPAGAGKSTVARLTAKRLNFQYIDTGAMYRAVTWEVLRRQIPMDDEQRIAEIAAEMDFSLETTASGTKIYVNGRDVTEEIRSEAVTSHVSAVAQLPSVRDVLVAKQQKMAAAGGVVMDGRDIGTKVLPEAEVKVLLTASIEERAKRRLHEMRAKGIQTDLERLKREIAARDKIDSERSVSPLRKAKDAVTVDTTGMTIEQVVENILDLSRTKVGPLE from the coding sequence ATGCAAAAATTTAACATTGCAATCGACGGCCCGGCTGGGGCCGGCAAGAGCACTGTAGCGCGATTGACGGCAAAACGCTTAAATTTTCAGTACATAGATACAGGGGCCATGTACCGTGCCGTCACGTGGGAAGTGTTAAGGCGGCAAATTCCGATGGACGATGAACAGCGCATCGCCGAAATCGCCGCAGAGATGGACTTTTCACTGGAAACGACGGCTTCGGGGACAAAAATTTACGTCAATGGCCGAGACGTGACAGAAGAGATTCGTTCCGAGGCCGTCACCTCCCACGTATCGGCGGTTGCCCAATTGCCTTCCGTTCGCGATGTGCTCGTAGCGAAACAACAAAAGATGGCTGCCGCCGGAGGTGTCGTAATGGACGGGCGTGATATCGGAACAAAAGTGCTGCCCGAGGCAGAAGTGAAGGTACTGTTGACCGCATCCATCGAAGAACGGGCAAAGCGTCGATTGCACGAGATGAGAGCGAAGGGGATCCAAACGGATTTGGAGCGACTAAAACGCGAAATTGCTGCACGGGATAAGATCGACAGTGAGCGCTCGGTCTCTCCCTTGCGCAAGGCAAAAGATGCGGTCACGGTCGACACGACGGGCATGACAATCGAACAAGTTGTAGAAAACATCTTGGATTTGTCGCGAACGAAAGTAGGCCCTCTGGAGTAA
- the rpsA gene encoding 30S ribosomal protein S1 produces the protein MVEEMNAEVNEVKHFQRGDVVKGKVTKVEDKQAYVDVGYKTDGIVPISELSSLHVETVSDVLKEGDEIELKVIRINDDEDELVLSKRAVDAERAWAELKEKMDRDDIVEAEVAEVVKGGLVVDLGVRGFIPASLVERYYVEDFSDYKGRTLRMKIIELDEQKNKLILSQKAVLDEEAEAEKRKTLESLEVGQELEGTVQRLTDFGAFVDIGGVDGLVHISELAWHRVEKPSDVVNEGDRVKVKVLKIDREQERISLSIKETQPGPWDQVSDEISVGDVITGTVKRLVSFGAFVEVYPGVEGLVHISQISHRHIGTPHEVLKEGEDVRVKVLDMNPQEQRISLSMKEVEPEQTQRDRQVAESDDDPGMNVTLGDVVGDELRKLK, from the coding sequence ATGGTAGAGGAAATGAACGCTGAAGTGAATGAAGTGAAACATTTTCAGCGGGGTGACGTCGTCAAAGGCAAAGTGACAAAAGTGGAGGATAAACAAGCTTACGTCGACGTAGGCTACAAGACAGACGGAATTGTCCCAATTTCCGAATTGTCCAGCCTTCACGTTGAAACGGTGTCCGACGTGCTGAAAGAAGGAGATGAGATAGAGCTTAAAGTTATCCGCATAAACGACGACGAAGACGAACTGGTGCTGTCAAAGCGGGCAGTAGACGCTGAACGCGCCTGGGCCGAACTAAAGGAAAAAATGGACCGCGACGACATCGTGGAAGCGGAAGTGGCCGAAGTCGTCAAAGGTGGCCTCGTCGTCGATTTGGGTGTGCGCGGTTTTATTCCCGCTTCCCTCGTTGAGCGCTATTATGTTGAAGATTTTTCTGACTATAAAGGCCGTACGCTGCGGATGAAGATCATCGAGTTGGATGAACAGAAAAACAAATTGATTTTATCGCAAAAAGCTGTGCTGGATGAAGAAGCAGAGGCTGAAAAACGAAAAACACTGGAAAGCCTGGAAGTCGGACAGGAGTTGGAAGGGACCGTCCAGCGGTTGACGGACTTCGGTGCGTTTGTCGATATCGGTGGAGTTGACGGGCTTGTCCACATTTCCGAACTCGCTTGGCACCGGGTGGAAAAGCCGTCGGATGTCGTCAATGAAGGTGACCGCGTGAAGGTGAAAGTGTTAAAGATTGACCGGGAACAAGAGCGCATCAGCCTCAGCATTAAAGAAACGCAGCCAGGGCCGTGGGATCAGGTTTCAGACGAAATTTCTGTCGGGGACGTCATCACGGGCACTGTTAAACGACTCGTCTCGTTTGGGGCATTTGTGGAAGTGTATCCCGGTGTCGAGGGTCTTGTCCACATCTCTCAAATTTCTCATCGGCACATCGGGACCCCGCATGAAGTTTTAAAAGAAGGCGAAGACGTCCGGGTCAAAGTGTTAGATATGAATCCGCAAGAACAACGAATCAGCTTAAGTATGAAAGAAGTTGAACCGGAACAGACACAACGCGATAGGCAAGTGGCAGAAAGCGACGATGATCCCGGCATGAACGTAACCCTGGGAGACGTTGTCGGCGACGAGTTGCGCAAGTTGAAGTAG
- a CDS encoding YIEGIA family protein, translating to MDSHIWAVSFGLFFGLSSRLMMLITDYRQYPTHPHGKVIHIALGAIAAGLGAVAVPALLEPDFSAITFLGVAAQQFRDVRNMERETLSKLDQFEMVPRGTTYIEGIALSFEGRNYLVIFVAFMTSLATIIVSEPVGVVTGILFVLVSWRLRTGQYIRDIAVVREGRLHFDDDHLLYVDDIVIMNVGLKNSREAILKYGIGLMIEPKSRESVITLSNVGQRQAILHDVSSVLGIFSDTGIPSLTPLAKRDLETGRIGVFLIPQIRDLDLARQVAERVPVLENAVRLPKEF from the coding sequence ATGGATAGTCACATTTGGGCCGTCAGTTTCGGACTGTTTTTCGGGCTGAGCTCCCGCCTGATGATGTTAATTACCGATTATCGCCAATATCCAACCCACCCTCACGGCAAAGTGATCCACATTGCCCTCGGTGCCATTGCTGCCGGTTTGGGGGCAGTGGCGGTACCGGCTCTATTGGAACCCGATTTTTCGGCGATCACGTTTCTAGGTGTCGCAGCCCAGCAGTTCCGGGATGTGCGCAACATGGAGCGGGAAACGCTGTCCAAATTAGATCAGTTTGAGATGGTGCCGCGCGGGACGACCTACATAGAAGGGATCGCATTGTCGTTCGAGGGAAGAAACTACCTCGTCATTTTTGTCGCTTTCATGACATCCCTGGCGACCATCATTGTGTCAGAGCCCGTCGGCGTCGTGACCGGCATTTTGTTCGTCCTCGTATCGTGGCGATTGAGGACGGGGCAGTACATTCGCGACATAGCGGTCGTCAGAGAAGGGCGGTTGCACTTTGATGACGACCACCTGCTGTACGTCGACGACATCGTCATCATGAACGTTGGGTTAAAGAATAGCCGCGAGGCTATTTTGAAGTACGGCATCGGGCTTATGATCGAGCCGAAGAGCCGTGAATCTGTCATCACCTTGTCGAACGTCGGACAGAGGCAGGCCATTCTCCACGATGTGTCGAGCGTCCTCGGGATTTTTAGCGACACGGGAATTCCGTCCTTAACCCCCTTGGCCAAACGGGATCTTGAAACAGGTCGCATCGGCGTGTTTCTCATCCCGCAAATTCGCGATCTCGACCTTGCGCGCCAAGTGGCGGAGCGCGTTCCCGTCTTGGAGAACGCCGTCCGGCTGCCAAAGGAATTTTAG
- a CDS encoding capping complex subunit for YIEGIA, producing the protein MGTTIEKSVLAVLTVNREDVEGGAPIFVVKDEDELQRYAVLLENILDGMVHTLKPGLAIIVRHG; encoded by the coding sequence GTGGGCACGACAATCGAAAAATCAGTCTTGGCCGTCCTGACCGTTAACCGGGAAGACGTCGAGGGAGGCGCTCCCATTTTTGTCGTAAAAGACGAGGACGAATTACAGAGGTATGCGGTGCTGTTGGAAAACATTTTAGACGGAATGGTGCATACCTTGAAACCGGGTCTGGCGATTATTGTCCGCCACGGGTAA
- the der gene encoding ribosome biogenesis GTPase Der gives MSFPVVAIVGRANVGKSTLFNRIVGERVAVVEDQPGVTRDRIYGQGEWNGRRFHIIDTGGLELDARESIPISVREQAELAIDEADVILFVVDIETGVTPDDVEIASMLRKTKKPVIVCVNKMDHPKRRDDLYEFYCLGFSDIFGISSIHGIGTGDLLDAIVKHVGEEEEEPYGEDVVCISVIGRPNVGKSSLVNAILGEERVIVSDVAGTTRDAIDTEFESDGERYAIIDTAGMRKRGKVYEKTEKYSVLRALRAIERSDVSLVVLDGKQGIIEQDKKIAGYAKEAGVGTIIVVNKWDVVEKDDKTAHRFTEQIRSHFSFVDYAPILFVSAKTRRRIGTILPTVNRVADNYAMRVPTSVLNDVLRDAVAINPPPSHKGRKLRINYITQVSVKPPTFVLFVNDRKLMHFSYERYIENQLRESFGFVGSPIRLVIRNKADEKG, from the coding sequence ATGAGCTTTCCAGTCGTTGCAATAGTCGGACGAGCTAATGTGGGAAAATCGACGCTCTTTAACCGGATTGTCGGAGAGAGAGTCGCCGTTGTAGAAGACCAACCGGGAGTGACGCGAGACCGCATTTACGGTCAAGGCGAGTGGAATGGCAGGCGTTTCCACATCATTGACACTGGTGGTTTGGAGTTGGATGCCCGCGAATCCATCCCCATCTCTGTGCGCGAGCAGGCCGAGCTGGCGATCGACGAAGCGGACGTCATTCTGTTTGTCGTCGACATTGAAACAGGCGTCACACCCGATGATGTCGAAATCGCCAGTATGTTGCGGAAAACGAAGAAACCGGTCATCGTCTGTGTGAACAAGATGGATCATCCAAAGCGGCGGGATGACTTGTACGAGTTTTACTGCTTGGGATTCAGTGACATCTTCGGCATTTCCAGCATCCACGGTATCGGAACCGGAGATTTGCTGGATGCAATCGTTAAACATGTTGGCGAAGAAGAAGAGGAGCCGTACGGGGAAGACGTCGTCTGCATCTCGGTCATTGGCCGCCCTAACGTAGGAAAATCGTCTCTCGTGAACGCGATTTTGGGCGAGGAGCGCGTCATTGTCAGCGATGTGGCTGGGACGACGCGTGACGCCATTGACACGGAGTTTGAATCCGACGGAGAGCGGTACGCGATTATTGACACGGCCGGTATGCGCAAACGCGGAAAAGTTTACGAAAAAACTGAAAAATACAGTGTGCTCCGGGCACTGAGGGCGATCGAGCGTTCTGACGTCTCGCTCGTCGTGCTGGATGGAAAACAAGGCATTATAGAACAAGACAAAAAAATTGCCGGCTATGCGAAAGAGGCGGGCGTCGGGACGATTATCGTCGTCAATAAATGGGATGTTGTGGAAAAGGACGATAAAACGGCGCATCGCTTCACAGAACAGATCCGCAGTCATTTCTCTTTTGTGGATTACGCCCCGATATTATTCGTCTCAGCGAAGACGAGGCGGCGTATCGGAACGATTCTTCCGACTGTCAATCGGGTCGCGGACAACTACGCGATGCGCGTGCCGACTTCTGTCTTGAACGACGTGTTGCGGGATGCTGTGGCCATTAACCCGCCGCCGTCGCACAAGGGGCGGAAGCTGAGAATTAACTACATAACGCAGGTCAGTGTCAAACCGCCGACTTTCGTTTTGTTCGTGAACGACCGCAAGTTGATGCACTTCAGTTACGAGAGGTACATCGAAAACCAACTGCGTGAATCCTTTGGGTTTGTGGGGAGTCCGATCAGGCTCGTGATCCGGAATAAAGCCGACGAGAAAGGGTAA
- the plsY gene encoding glycerol-3-phosphate 1-O-acyltransferase PlsY has product MVLVALIGAYLLGSISSSYLVAKKWAGIDIRQHGSGNAGATNTLRVVGKWAALLVFVLDIAKAMIAVGLGYALTQDETVMFACGFAAIVGHNWPVFFQFRGGKGVAATIGVAAMMVFFPALIVGVIAVLSIVVTRYVSLGSIIFAVGLPFSVWLANEPPSFVWISAGIALLTVFRHRSNIQRLIQGTENRIGQRPTGGK; this is encoded by the coding sequence ATGGTTTTGGTCGCTTTAATTGGCGCTTATTTGCTCGGCTCGATCAGTTCCAGCTACTTAGTGGCGAAAAAGTGGGCCGGAATTGATATCAGGCAACATGGGAGCGGAAATGCAGGTGCGACCAATACGTTGCGGGTGGTCGGTAAATGGGCAGCACTTCTCGTGTTTGTGCTTGACATTGCCAAAGCGATGATTGCAGTCGGCCTGGGGTACGCATTGACACAGGACGAGACCGTGATGTTCGCTTGCGGATTCGCCGCCATCGTCGGGCACAACTGGCCGGTCTTTTTTCAATTCCGCGGTGGGAAAGGGGTGGCCGCGACGATCGGAGTAGCGGCGATGATGGTGTTTTTTCCCGCGTTGATCGTCGGTGTGATCGCTGTCCTTTCCATCGTTGTCACACGGTACGTGTCCCTCGGTTCCATCATTTTCGCCGTCGGCTTGCCTTTTTCTGTCTGGCTGGCAAACGAACCTCCTTCCTTCGTATGGATTAGTGCAGGCATCGCGTTGCTGACTGTTTTTCGCCACAGAAGTAATATTCAACGCCTTATTCAAGGAACGGAAAACCGAATCGGACAGCGTCCGACAGGGGGGAAGTGA
- a CDS encoding NAD(P)H-dependent glycerol-3-phosphate dehydrogenase, with protein MTIEAGSVEVERKVAVLGSGSWGTALATVLAHNGYNVSLWSRNREKVWEMAETRRNQQYLPDVELEEAISPTAQMEHALQGAETVLFAVPSHAMRKVATQAACAIHTHQLVVHAAKGFEPETLKRMSQVLSETLSTHTEGQIVALSGPSHAEEVVRRQPTTVVVSSMDARLGDKAQDMLINSYFRVYTNPDLIGVEIGGALKNIIALGAGMSDGLGFGDNAKAALLTRGLAEIGRLGVAMGAKPTTFAGLAGVGDLVVTCTSQHSRNWRAGYLLGQGYPLENVLDEMGMVVEGVKTTKAAYDLSKRYGVDMPITRELYRVLFNGKQPQQAVEDLMGRGKTHEMEDVVRYL; from the coding sequence ATGACAATAGAAGCGGGGAGTGTTGAAGTGGAGCGCAAAGTTGCTGTATTAGGATCTGGCAGTTGGGGTACAGCGCTGGCTACAGTGCTGGCGCACAACGGATACAACGTGTCCTTGTGGTCGAGGAACCGTGAAAAGGTGTGGGAGATGGCTGAGACACGCCGAAATCAGCAGTACTTACCGGATGTTGAGCTGGAAGAGGCCATCTCCCCGACTGCGCAAATGGAGCATGCCCTTCAAGGGGCTGAAACCGTCCTCTTTGCCGTTCCTTCACACGCGATGCGAAAAGTTGCAACACAAGCAGCCTGTGCCATACATACTCATCAACTCGTCGTGCATGCTGCCAAAGGATTTGAACCGGAAACATTGAAACGAATGTCCCAAGTGTTGAGCGAAACGTTGTCCACACATACTGAAGGGCAAATCGTCGCGCTGTCTGGCCCGAGTCACGCTGAAGAGGTCGTGCGCCGGCAACCTACAACGGTCGTCGTGTCGTCAATGGATGCGCGTTTGGGCGATAAGGCGCAAGACATGTTGATCAATTCGTATTTCCGCGTTTACACAAATCCCGATTTAATCGGTGTCGAAATCGGTGGTGCGTTGAAAAACATCATCGCGCTGGGCGCAGGAATGTCCGATGGCCTCGGCTTTGGTGATAACGCCAAAGCTGCCCTGCTGACGCGAGGATTGGCGGAAATCGGGCGTCTAGGTGTCGCCATGGGCGCCAAGCCGACGACGTTTGCCGGTTTGGCCGGAGTCGGGGACCTCGTGGTTACGTGTACGAGTCAACACAGTCGAAACTGGCGCGCCGGGTACTTGTTGGGGCAAGGTTACCCCCTCGAAAACGTACTCGATGAGATGGGGATGGTCGTGGAGGGCGTGAAAACGACGAAAGCCGCTTATGACTTGTCGAAGCGCTACGGCGTGGACATGCCCATCACCCGGGAACTTTACCGTGTGTTGTTTAACGGTAAACAACCGCAACAGGCGGTCGAAGACCTGATGGGCAGGGGCAAAACACACGAAATGGAAGACGTCGTACGCTATCTGTAG
- a CDS encoding DUF2768 family protein, giving the protein MLDSMIAIGLLVLANFILMLARKRKRGFLRFTLSFLAFSMLFPAFLFALRALT; this is encoded by the coding sequence GTGTTAGATTCGATGATTGCCATCGGACTGCTTGTTTTGGCAAATTTCATACTGATGCTGGCACGCAAGAGAAAACGCGGGTTCTTGCGCTTTACCCTGTCATTTCTGGCGTTCTCTATGTTGTTTCCGGCATTTTTATTCGCACTTCGCGCGTTGACGTAG
- the spoIVA gene encoding stage IV sporulation protein A yields the protein MEKVDIFKDIAERTGGDIYLGVVGAVRTGKSTFIKRFMEMLVLPNIEEEASRVRAQDELPQSGAGKTITTIEPKFVPNEAVNIHVAEGLNMNVRMVDCVGYPIEGAKGYEDENGPRMINTPWYDEPVPFQEAAEVGTRKVIQEHSTLGVVVTTDGSIAEIPRSAYVEMEERVIAEMKEVGKPFVLVVNSARPYSAEVQELRGELAEKYDIPVLALSAATMDEHDILGVLKEVLFEFPVHEVNVNLPSWVMVLDEDHWLRNHFEDSVRDTVKDIRRLRDVNRVVENFDTYDFIERAALADMNMGLGVAEIDLYAPDELYDQILTEIVGVEIQGKDHLLQLMQDFSKAKKEYDKVGEALRMVKTTGYGVAAPTLEEMTLDEPELIRQGSRFGVRLKATAPSIHMIKVDVHSEFAPIIGSERQSEELVNFLMRDFESDPLKIWESDIFGRSLNSIVREGIQAKLSMMPENARYKLQETLERIINEGSGGLIAIIL from the coding sequence GTGGAAAAAGTCGATATCTTTAAAGATATTGCCGAACGAACAGGAGGCGATATTTACCTGGGAGTTGTCGGGGCAGTTCGCACCGGAAAATCCACTTTTATTAAGCGGTTTATGGAAATGTTGGTGCTGCCGAACATTGAAGAAGAGGCGAGCCGCGTTCGGGCACAAGATGAATTGCCCCAAAGCGGTGCCGGAAAGACGATTACGACGATCGAACCGAAATTCGTACCGAATGAAGCTGTCAACATCCATGTGGCAGAAGGGTTGAATATGAATGTACGCATGGTCGACTGCGTCGGATACCCCATCGAAGGGGCCAAAGGGTACGAAGACGAAAACGGGCCGCGCATGATCAATACCCCTTGGTACGATGAGCCCGTTCCGTTTCAAGAGGCGGCCGAAGTCGGCACGCGCAAAGTGATCCAAGAACACTCCACGCTAGGTGTTGTCGTCACGACAGACGGCTCGATCGCTGAAATTCCACGCTCGGCTTACGTAGAAATGGAAGAACGGGTCATTGCCGAGATGAAGGAAGTCGGAAAGCCCTTCGTCCTAGTCGTCAATTCGGCAAGGCCTTACAGTGCAGAAGTGCAAGAGCTCAGAGGCGAGCTAGCGGAGAAGTACGACATTCCTGTGTTGGCGTTAAGTGCGGCGACGATGGATGAGCACGACATATTGGGCGTGTTGAAGGAAGTGTTGTTCGAATTCCCGGTTCACGAAGTGAATGTCAACCTCCCCAGTTGGGTGATGGTGTTGGATGAGGACCATTGGTTGCGAAATCACTTTGAAGACTCCGTCCGGGATACCGTAAAAGACATTCGGCGCTTGCGGGACGTGAACCGCGTCGTAGAAAATTTCGATACTTACGATTTTATTGAACGGGCCGCCTTGGCAGACATGAACATGGGGCTTGGAGTCGCCGAAATTGATTTGTACGCCCCTGACGAACTGTACGACCAGATTTTGACTGAAATCGTCGGTGTCGAAATACAGGGGAAAGACCACTTGTTGCAACTTATGCAAGATTTCAGCAAGGCGAAGAAAGAGTACGACAAAGTCGGCGAAGCCCTAAGGATGGTTAAAACGACTGGATACGGCGTTGCTGCCCCGACGCTGGAAGAGATGACGCTGGACGAACCGGAACTGATACGTCAAGGTTCCCGTTTTGGCGTACGCCTCAAAGCGACGGCGCCGTCCATCCACATGATCAAAGTCGACGTTCACTCAGAATTTGCCCCCATTATCGGAAGTGAACGCCAGAGCGAGGAGCTCGTTAACTTCTTAATGCGGGATTTTGAATCAGATCCGCTCAAAATATGGGAATCGGACATATTCGGCCGGTCATTGAACTCGATCGTGCGGGAAGGTATCCAGGCCAAACTGTCCATGATGCCGGAAAACGCCCGTTACAAGTTACAAGAAACGTTAGAGAGAATCATAAACGAAGGGTCCGGCGGCCTTATCGCCATCATTTTGTAA
- a CDS encoding HU family DNA-binding protein — translation MNKSELTAKVAEACNLTKKDASEAVDAVFDAITEALKAGEKVQLIGFGNFEVRERAARKGRNPQTGEEIDIAASKVPAFKPGKALKELVQ, via the coding sequence ATGAACAAGTCAGAGCTGACTGCAAAAGTGGCTGAAGCGTGTAACTTGACGAAAAAGGACGCTTCAGAAGCCGTCGATGCGGTTTTCGACGCGATTACGGAAGCACTGAAAGCTGGAGAAAAAGTTCAGCTCATCGGCTTTGGCAACTTCGAGGTCCGCGAACGTGCCGCTCGCAAAGGTCGCAATCCGCAAACCGGGGAAGAGATCGACATCGCTGCGAGCAAGGTGCCGGCTTTTAAACCAGGGAAAGCCCTGAAGGAGCTCGTTCAGTAA